One segment of Luteolibacter rhizosphaerae DNA contains the following:
- a CDS encoding histidine kinase dimerization/phospho-acceptor domain-containing protein — translation MNQADELPPFPPEWNEIIASAVHDIRNPLSSMLTTLEILRHLTAGSDQAAKVIEMLDRQVLSVSDQLERLLRDPASFRRPPL, via the coding sequence GTGAACCAAGCCGACGAACTCCCGCCTTTCCCCCCCGAATGGAACGAAATCATTGCCTCGGCGGTCCACGACATCCGCAATCCCCTCTCCTCCATGCTCACCACGCTGGAGATCCTCCGCCACCTCACCGCAGGCTCCGATCAGGCGGCGAAAGTGATCGAGATGCTCGACCGCCAGGTTCTCAGTGTTTCCGACCAGCTCGAGCGCCTGCTCCGAGATCCCGCGTCGTTCCGCCGCCCCCCGCTCTGA